From one Esox lucius isolate fEsoLuc1 chromosome 11, fEsoLuc1.pri, whole genome shotgun sequence genomic stretch:
- the LOC105008180 gene encoding gastrula zinc finger protein XlCGF17.1-like — MQREDKPSLLLSFHTELKQESLDSDCEAQWALGDSEMTSVKLEDKSQKLGLNVTIKDEEEKNVVIINNGEGDLLTQDGIPEVETLGEKQQEDYNHKKSHHCPHCEEHFSSLSLLKKHIKIHTGDKPYSCSDCGNCFSRLGNLIVHQRIHTGDKPYSCSDCGKYFSRLAYLTVHQRIHTGEKPYSCSDCGKGFISSSVLTRHQRVHTGDKPYSCSDCGKCFSQLDYLKIHQRMHTGDKPYSCSDCGKCFSRLGSLNVHHRIHTGDKPYSCSDCGKCFSRLGSLNVHHRIHTGDKPYSCSDCGKCFLKSSVLATHIRLHTGDKPYFCSDCGKCFISSSVLTRHQIVHTGDKPYSCSDCGRCFSQLDYLKVHQRLHT, encoded by the exons CAGAgggaggacaaacccagcctgctgctctccttccacactgagctCAAACAAGAATCACTGGATTCTGATTGTGAAGCTCAGTGGGCATTGGGagattcagagatgacatcagtaAAGCTGGAGGACAAAAGTCAAAAACTGGGGCTGAATGTTACcattaaagatgaagaggagaagaatGTGGTTATCATTAATAATGGAGAGGGAGATTTACTCACTCAAG atGGGATTCCTGAGGTGGAGACACttggagagaaacaacaggaagactACAATCATAAGAAGTCTCACCACTGTCCCCATTGTGAAGAACATTTCTCATCTCtatcactgttaaaaaaacacattaagatacatactggtgataagccttactcctgttctgactgtgggaattGTTTCTCTCGATTAGGTAACCTTatagttcaccagcgcatacatactggtgataaaccttactcttgttctgactgtgggaagtatTTCTCTCGATTAGCTTACCTTacagttcaccagcgcatacatactggagagaagccttactcctgttctgactgtgggaagggttTTATCTCATCATCTGTACTAACTAGACATCAGAGAGTgcatactggtgataagccttactcctgttcggACTgcgggaagtgtttctctcaattagatTACCTTAAAATTCACCAGCGGATgcatactggtgataagccttactcctgttctgactgtgggaagtgtttctctcgatTAGGTAGCCTTAATGTTCACCaccgcatacatactggtgataagccttactcctgttctgactgtgggaagtgtttctctcgatTAGGTAGCCTTAATGTTCACCaccgcatacatactggtgataagccttactcctgttctgactgtgggaagtgtttcttaAAATCATCTGTTCTTGCTACTCATATAAGACTGCACACGGGTGACAAACCTTacttctgttctgactgtggaaagtgttttATCTCATCATCTGTACTAACTAGACATCAGATAGTGCAcactggtgataagccttactcctgttctgactgtgggaggtgtttctctcaattagattaccttaaagttcaccagcgatTGCACACATGA